A stretch of Methanomicrobia archaeon DNA encodes these proteins:
- a CDS encoding CBS domain-containing protein, whose product MATEMLEVGDVMTPEVIAEDEKTRVTKLSTEMEMAGIGSVVITREGKPVGIVTDRDIALKVCAMKRNPDDVTAKEIMSSPLLTIEPDASLEKACKLMADKGIRRLPVVEGDTLVGIISVRNILTRNPTCVHKFYPTE is encoded by the coding sequence ATGGCTACCGAGATGTTAGAGGTCGGGGACGTGATGACGCCGGAGGTCATTGCGGAGGATGAGAAGACAAGGGTTACCAAGCTATCGACAGAGATGGAGATGGCCGGAATCGGGAGCGTTGTAATAACACGGGAGGGGAAACCGGTCGGCATTGTTACCGATCGCGACATAGCACTAAAAGTGTGCGCGATGAAGAGAAATCCCGACGACGTAACGGCGAAGGAAATTATGTCTTCTCCTCTGCTCACCATCGAGCCTGATGCATCGCTGGAGAAGGCATGCAAGCTTATGGCTGATAAGGGCATAAGGCGGCTGCCGGTGGTTGAAGGGGATACGCTTGTGGGCATTATAAGCGTTAGAAACATCTTGACGAGAAATCCCACGTGTGTACATAAATTCTATCCCACAGAATAA
- a CDS encoding adenylosuccinate synthetase: protein MSATILVGGFFGDEGKGKIIAHLATHDKPEIVARGGVGPNAGHTVIVGGKRYALRMTPSGFVCESARVRIGAGVLVDPRVLMEEIESLGLRDRIGVDRRCSIIEQEHIDADRSDAHLRGTIGSTGTGCGPANVARVSRKARQAKDVPELQEFLCDVPLEVNEALDRDSFVLIEGTQGFGISLLYGTYPFVTSKDTTASQMASDVGIGPTRVDDVVVVFKSFPTRVGEGPFATQVSEEKAAELHIEEYGTVTHRKRRIGMWDGAMARYSAMVNGATMIALTGVDKLDPSVKGAREYAELSKAVKEFVAKVEQDVDVPVKLISTGPELSEIVDLREER from the coding sequence ATGTCAGCAACAATCTTGGTCGGAGGCTTTTTTGGTGATGAGGGTAAAGGGAAGATCATCGCGCATCTTGCAACGCATGACAAGCCTGAGATCGTGGCGCGAGGCGGTGTCGGACCGAATGCGGGTCACACGGTTATCGTGGGCGGAAAGAGATATGCATTGCGGATGACGCCTTCTGGATTTGTCTGTGAATCGGCACGGGTTCGTATCGGCGCGGGCGTCTTGGTTGACCCGCGAGTGCTCATGGAAGAGATTGAGTCGTTAGGGCTGCGAGATCGTATCGGTGTGGATCGTCGCTGCAGTATTATAGAACAGGAACATATCGATGCGGACCGGAGTGATGCGCACTTAAGGGGTACAATCGGCTCCACGGGCACCGGCTGTGGCCCGGCAAACGTTGCGCGCGTGTCTCGAAAGGCGAGACAGGCAAAGGATGTGCCTGAGTTACAGGAGTTCTTGTGTGACGTGCCATTGGAAGTGAACGAGGCTCTGGATCGGGATAGCTTTGTATTGATCGAGGGGACGCAAGGGTTTGGCATTTCGTTGCTTTACGGCACGTATCCGTTCGTCACGTCGAAAGACACGACCGCTTCGCAGATGGCTTCTGACGTGGGTATCGGGCCAACACGCGTCGATGATGTGGTCGTCGTCTTCAAGTCGTTCCCAACACGCGTGGGCGAAGGGCCATTTGCCACGCAGGTGAGCGAAGAGAAAGCGGCTGAGTTGCATATCGAAGAGTACGGGACCGTGACCCATCGGAAGAGACGCATAGGGATGTGGGACGGCGCGATGGCACGATACTCCGCAATGGTTAATGGTGCAACGATGATTGCGCTGACCGGCGTGGATAAACTAGATCCGTCAGTGAAAGGTGCTAGAGAGTACGCCGAGTTGAGCAAAGCGGTAAAAGAGTTTGTCGCGAAGGTGGAGCAGGACGTCGATGTACCGGTGAAGTTGATCTCGACGGGACCTGAGCTCTCGGAGATCGTGGATCTGAGGGAAGAGCGATAA
- a CDS encoding exonuclease SbcCD subunit D translates to MIRIFHVADTHIGYSAYRKIDEATGLNQREVDTYDAFKQFIDRAIAETPDMILHAGDLFDSVRPTNRAISFVLEQLLTLNEAGIPFVVISGNHETPRLKETGSVFSLFEHIPNVHAVYKDSYEVVELDGVKIHAIPHCGDIEGEKQKLLSNDDRTGLNVALLHASVYGAGKQTFLMDEFNEQLIAIHDLSGFDYVALGHYHGYTRVRDDVYYAGSTERFSFNEVRDEKGFLEVQLSKENEEREVTFHELETRAMVDLEPVVCTNRDEHEIKRAITDRIKESNPQDKVVRLKVQDIPLAVYHTLDFDDLKRLTRSAVHFEIKYEFRRDNEALTAEQPSFRSLHTEFEHFMEQYSVGTEVDKKRLKELGLQYMQEEEREGEE, encoded by the coding sequence ATGATCAGAATATTCCACGTCGCGGACACGCACATCGGTTACTCGGCCTATAGGAAGATAGACGAAGCGACCGGGTTGAACCAGCGCGAAGTGGACACGTACGATGCATTTAAGCAATTCATTGATCGTGCCATCGCCGAGACGCCTGATATGATCCTCCACGCGGGTGATCTATTCGATTCCGTACGACCGACAAACCGCGCTATTTCCTTCGTATTGGAGCAACTGCTGACGTTAAACGAAGCGGGTATACCTTTCGTAGTAATCTCGGGCAACCACGAAACGCCGCGACTGAAGGAGACGGGCAGTGTATTCAGCCTGTTTGAGCACATCCCGAATGTGCATGCGGTTTACAAAGATAGCTACGAAGTCGTTGAACTTGATGGTGTGAAGATCCACGCGATCCCGCACTGCGGAGATATAGAAGGTGAGAAGCAGAAACTGCTCTCAAATGACGATCGCACTGGATTAAACGTAGCACTGCTCCACGCGAGCGTGTACGGCGCGGGGAAGCAGACGTTTTTGATGGACGAATTCAACGAGCAGTTGATTGCTATTCACGACCTGAGCGGTTTTGATTACGTTGCACTGGGGCACTATCACGGCTACACGCGGGTACGTGACGACGTGTATTACGCGGGCTCAACCGAACGCTTCAGCTTTAATGAGGTGCGCGATGAGAAAGGCTTCCTGGAAGTTCAGTTGAGCAAAGAGAACGAGGAAAGGGAGGTTACATTCCACGAGTTAGAGACCCGTGCGATGGTAGATTTAGAGCCGGTGGTATGCACTAATCGGGACGAGCATGAGATCAAGCGTGCGATAACGGATCGTATCAAGGAGTCCAACCCGCAGGATAAAGTGGTGCGGTTAAAAGTGCAGGACATACCGCTGGCGGTCTATCACACGCTGGATTTCGATGATCTAAAGCGGTTGACGCGATCTGCCGTGCATTTCGAGATCAAGTACGAGTTCCGGCGTGATAATGAAGCTCTAACGGCGGAACAGCCCTCGTTCCGATCGCTGCATACGGAGTTCGAGCACTTTATGGAGCAGTACTCGGTAGGCACAGAGGTGGATAAAAAACGGCTCAAGGAGCTGGGGCTGCAGTATATGCAGGAAGAGGAACGAGAAGGCGAGGAGTAA
- a CDS encoding CBS domain-containing protein — MKVKDIMSRPIIAEDEETLVTKIAEDMEELGIGSVVITKDGKPTGIITERDIALKALLKNRRASEVKAREIMTSPLVTIDPEDSVEEACKLAARKRIKRLPVVENGVPVGIVSIRDLLTRKPEYVREFYF; from the coding sequence ATGAAGGTGAAGGATATAATGAGCCGTCCCATCATTGCGGAGGATGAAGAGACGTTGGTGACGAAGATCGCGGAAGATATGGAGGAATTGGGGATAGGGAGTGTGGTAATAACGAAGGACGGCAAGCCCACGGGCATCATTACTGAACGAGATATCGCGTTAAAGGCGTTATTAAAGAATAGACGAGCGAGCGAGGTAAAAGCACGAGAGATCATGACCTCGCCTTTGGTCACTATCGATCCCGAAGACTCTGTGGAGGAGGCGTGCAAGCTCGCGGCACGAAAGCGAATAAAGCGGCTGCCGGTGGTTGAGAACGGCGTGCCGGTCGGGATCGTTAGTATTCGCGATCTGTTGACACGGAAGCCTGAGTACGTGCGGGAGTTTTACTTTTGA